The Haloplanus sp. CK5-1 genome segment GGCGTCCAGGCGACATTGAACGCCATCTGGACGACGAACAGTCCCAGGGCGACCTTTACGTCCCGGCGGTCTAACCCTCGACTGTACACCAGGTACGTAGCCACACCCAGCAGGGTGAACAGGATAGTCCAGACTACCCCAAAGGTCCACGTCGGCGGAAACAAGGAGGGTTTTGTCAGTGATTCGAACCACTCGGTGCTCGGCCCGCCCAGTATCGCCGGAACCGCACCGACGATATTAATAATCACGATCGCTATCCCCGCTCCGACGACATCGTCGCGGTCTATCCCTCTAATCGTGGTACTCACGAAAGCAAGCCATCTCATAAGATAGCTAACAGTTGAAATGCAATGATGAAAGGTGTATCGGGATTGTTAGCGCGATTCAGCGATTCCGCTCTGCTGACTTCACGCTCTGTATCTCGCACACTACTACTGACGGCTGTCGGGTAGTTCGTCAAGTTGGTGCTGCATACAGCGCGCTCATGTCGTACACGCTACGCTCAGTGGTTGAGGCCGCACTTTTCGATGTATCGGTCACAGACCGTGTCTAAACACTCACGCGAACTCTCCCTGTCCCGCCATCTCGAACTCGAATCGTGCCCCACCATCAGTTCCATCGGTTACAGACAGTTCCCAGCCGTGTGCTTCCACGATTCGTTTTACGATGGTCAACCCGAAACCAGTACCACCATGTGCTGACGACTGCCCCGGTTCGAACACTTCGTCACGCTGTTCGACTGAAATTCCTGGTCCATCGTCTTCAACGTAGATTCCCGTTTCATCGTGAGATCCGACACAGACGGCCACGTCTGACCCACCGTGTTCAACAGCGTTCCGGAACAGGTTCTCGAAAACGTGCCGTAACCGCTCTGGATCGCCTTGGAAGGTCATCTCGTCGACGATCTCGATAGTTGCGTCGTCCGTGTCTACTGTTGCCCAGCACTTCCCGACGAGGTTGGTCAAACTGATCGACTCGGTTTCGCTTATCGTGTCGCCTTGGCGAGCAAGCGTCAACGTGTCCTCAACGATTGTCTCCATCCGGTCGATCGCCTGCAGGAGTGGATCGAGATGCTCGCTTTCCGTTTGCTCTGCGAGGAGCGTTGCACGACCCTGTGCGACGTTGAGCGGGTTGCGCAAATCGTGAGAAATAACACCCGCAAACTCTTCGAGACGCTCGTTCTGCTGACGTAATTGTCGCTCCCGTTCGACGCGTTCAGTCACGTTCCGGGTGATCCCAACGAGGCGAGTTACCTCACCATCGGAGACTACCGGTGCAAGCTTCGTTTGCCAGAAGCGTGCGCTTTCACCGACCCTGAGTTCCTCTTGGTACGAGATAGGTTCGTCAGCGTTGACACAGCGGTGGTAGTTCGCTTCTAACTCGGTTCCTTGCTCCTCACCGAATACGTCTCGTGGTGTCTGGCCCTGCACTTCTTCGATCGTAATGCCGGTTTGATGCTCGTAAGAGGGACTGAGGCGTTCGAATTCAAATCGGACATTATCTTCGCCTTCTTCGACATTAATGAGAAAGATGGCATCCTCCACGTTGTTCAAGAGGGCCTCGTACTCTTCGGCGAGCCCTTGGGATTCGAGCTCGTACCCCTTGCGTTCGGTGATATCCCGACTGCTAAGCAGAATCCCATCGATGATGTCGTCGTCGAGTCGATTCCGTATTGTGGCTTCGATCCAGCGCCACGAGCCGTCAGCGTGGCGGAAGCGGACTTCGACAGTCTCGGATTCGGAAGGGTCCGAGAGAACGGTCTCCAACGCGTCGGCGTTTCGTTCCCGATCCTCGGGATGGACGAACTCGTATCCTTCCTGACCGATCAATTCGTCGGGATCGTAGCCGAGAATCCGTGTGACGGACGGACTGACGTAGGTTATCGTCCCGTCGGTATCGACGACTGTCGCGAGATCATTCACCCCCTCAACGAGCGTCCGATACCAGCCAGGCCCGCGTTTATCGTTCTCTCGAAGAGTCGTGTCGTCTTCCATTAGTCGTAGTGTGTCCACTACGCATGTATGTATTTTGAACTCGTGCTCTTTCTCCAGTACAAGCGGTACTGTTTTTAGTATATGTACATGTGATTGTCGAGACGTTGCTGACGCCACCCTCTATATTCAGCAGCCGGTTCCTATCCGCTGTTGAGAATTTTCGGCTACTGTCGTTTCACGACAATCGTGTCTGCGACGAGGTCACCGACCCGTTGGTTGTCGTTGGTAACCAGCATCAGCACCATCGCAACCAGATTCGCCGTCGGAAGTGCGTCGACGATCCACAGTAGGTTTCGCAGTATCGACGCGCCAACCGTACAGTTGGAGCCATCCGACCTGACGACGACGAGCCCCAACAGGTACTTTCCGGGCGTGTACCCGTACAATCCCTCGAGCAAAAAGCCGTAGACCAAGGTTGCGACCACCCCCACGAACACCAGCAAAAGGAATCCGGTATCACCGAGAGCCACCCCGGCGATCACGGCCACACCCCAGATCAGCCCCATGTGGACCGAATCGGTGACATACGCGAGTACCCGGTGCCAGATCACGTCTCCGCTCGTTCCGAGTTTCGGGGTCGGATGTTTCTTCATGTCGCTCTTTGAGTGTTAGAAGTCGCCATACAGCTTGGACAGGCTACACTCCGGCAAAGGAACGCGTGGAGTGAGGTCTGGTATCCGATGCCGAGGCGCTCCAGTACACCACCCTCTCTATCGGTTTCAACGTAGAGGTCGCCGATTCCTTCGGCGGTTACCGCCGTTTTCGCCACCTGGACACCACAGTCCGGACACTGCCGCTCATCTATTTGTTTCAGTTCAGTATTGATACCAATTGAGGGTGTCATAGAACTCTTCTCACACCGTGATGATTGTGCTTCCCGGATTGTCTCCGCGTTCGTAGTTGGTGATTGCGACGACGAGGCGCAGACACAACGCGAGGAACACCTGCGCTCGTGCATGGACGCGGCCTCGGGCGTGCGTTCGCCCGAGGCCGCAGCCCTTGACTGATTCGTTGGTTCGTTCGACGCCACTCCGGCGGTTGTACGTCTCGTCTAGCGTTGATTGCTTCAGCTGAACGTCGTTGCTGTGTTTTTCAATGCGGTCTTCTACCCTGTACTCGATATCTTTCGGGTCGTCGGTGTTTCGTGGATTGTACGGAGCGACTGGCACGACCCCTGCGGCCAGCAGGTGGTCGTGCCAGTCGAGCGTGTCGTAGGCACTGTCTCCAAGCATCCACATCGGTTTCCCGACGGCGAGCGCGTCACGCGTGACGCGCATCGCCGTCTCTTCTGGTGCTTGTTTGCTCTCGGTGAACTCGGCTGCAATCGGGATCTTTTGCCCGGTTGAGACGATCGTGCAGCCGTAGCCGTAGTAGTACTCGTCATCGGTTGGATCATAGCACTTCGATGCGTCTGGATCGGCGGGCATCGCTCTCACGTCGGTTGAATCGATAGAATACGTCAAGTCGAGCAGGCCCCGCAAGGCGGCCTGCTCGACGAGATGGTCGAAGACCCGGTCAACAACGTGCTCAAGATCAGTGAGGAATCGATCGACCGCGTCTCTCGACGGCGGTCGATCGAAGCTACAGCTGAGCCAGACAACGGTGTTGTTCAGTTCTCGTGCAACCGGACGGATACCGTAGATGTTCTTGTAATAGCAATGGAGAAAGCCACGCATCATCTCGGGCGGCTCAAGATCTCGTGTTCGCCCCGTCTCCGCCGGGGCGAACACGTCGAACCCTTCAAGAAACTCGAAGGAGAGGTGCTCGAACAACGCCAACGTCTCCGTTTCCACGGCATTGAAGAACGATTCTACCGAAGGATCATCTTGCAGGGTCGCTGAACTCATTCCACCTCAGCGTTCACCCTGCTCTTTGGTATGCGAACTGTTCTATGACACCCTCATTCATCACACCTATATATTCGAATGCCGGCGCTCGGGCGGTCGCGTCCGCGACCCGGCGACGCTATCCGGTCGCGTCCGCGTCGCGGAGGAACACGGTGCCGGTGCTCCGGGCGACCACGACGTAGCCGCCGTAGGTGAACGTGAGACACCCGGCGCTGGGTCGGTCCGAGCAGTCGGTCTCCCAGAGGGAATCGAGGGCCTCCACGTTGATCCGGGCGTCGAGCGGTGGGAGGTCATCCGGCGACGTGTCGTCGAGGGCGGCGACGGCGGCGACGAGGGCCTCGCTCACCCGTTCTCCCTCGTCATGGTGGACGTGGTAGACGTCGTCGCGGTCCGTGGTAGCAGCGCCCATGGTCGAACGTGTTCGGGGAGCGACCTCACTCTACGGGTGTCCCACCTGTGACGTTTATGACTCCTCGACGAGCGTTCGCTCGACGAGCCGCGACGTGCCCCGTCGGATGCGGCCGCCGACGGCGGTGGGCGAGATGTCGAGGTCGGCGGCCAACTCCTCGAGCGACGTCCCCCGTGGTTCCTCGAAGTACCCCGCCTCGTACGCGGCCAGGAGGGCGTCACGCTGGGCGTCGGTCAAGCCGACGCCGTCGACGGAGACGTCGTCGAGGCTGTAGATGTGGTCGATGTGGAACTCGATATCCTCCCGGTCACAGAACTCCCAGAGGCCGCCGAGCGTCTCGCGGTCGGGGAGTTGCATCCGAACCGACCACCCCGTGTCGGTGCCCTCGGCTTCGAGCATGAGTCCACCCATCTCGGTGGTGATGGGAGAGATCAACTTCGTGCCCGACGTGTGCCGGAGGCGGTAGATCCGCGTCGTGGCCGCCTCGGCGACGAGCAGCGACGCCTCGACGGTGTGGTCGCTCTCCAGTGACGCTTCGAACGCCGGGAAGTCGTCCGTCTCGACGAGGAAGAAGAACATCCCCGTCTCGGGGTCGGTCGCGGTGTGGGAGACGACCTGAACCGACGCGTCGGTCGACCGGATCGTCGGGGTCAGGGCGAGGTCGGGGTGGTCTATCTCCACGACGGCGATGAGGCTCATCCGACCCTCCGGCGGCGGTGGTGTGTGGTCGTAGGGGCGGCCGATCGGCCCACGGCGTCCTCGTTCATGTCCGCGATGGGGGAGCGGACGGCCTTTAACGGTTCGGGAGCCACGTGCGACGGATTTCCGCCTCCGGTGACTCTTTGGGGAGCGCAGGGGCACATCGGGGTATGGATCTCGGACTCGACGGCGACGCAGCACTAGTATCGGCGTCAAGCAGTGGACTGGGGAAGGCCTCGGCGACGGCGCTCGCGGCCGAGGGCGCGGACGTCGTCGTCAACGGTCGCGATCCCGACCGACTCAACGCGGCCGTAGCCGACGTCCGCGAGAGGGCGACCGGCGAGGTGGTCGGCGTCCGGGGCGACCTCACCGATCCCGAGGACGTGACACGTCTGGTCGACCGGACCGTCGAGGCGTTCGGCGGCCTCGACCACCTGGTGACGAGTGCCGGCGGCCCGCCGAGCGGGGCCTTCCTCGACACCGACGACGGGGACTGGTACGACGCCTTCGACTTGCTGGTGATGAGCGTCGTGCGGCTGGTTCGGGAGGCGACCCCGCACCTGCGCGACGGCGGGGGGACGGTCACCACCATCACCTCGGGAAGCGTCAAGGAGGCCATCGACTCGCTCGTGCTGTCGAACTCGGTGCGGATGAGCGTCGTCGGTCTGGAGAAGACGCTGTCGACGGAACTCGCGCCCGAGGTGCGAGCCAACACGGTGTTGCCGGGCACTCACGAGACGCCGCGGATCGAGGAACTCGTCGAACAGGGCGTCGAACGCGGCGACTACCCCGACTACGAGACGGGGGTCGCGGAGTGGAGCGCCGGCAACCCGATGGGGCGGATCGGCCAACCCGAGGAGTTCGGCGACGTGGTCGCCTTCCTCTGTTCGGACCGGGCGAGTTACGTCAACGGCGCTGCCGTCCCCGTCGACGGCGGCGACCACGCCTCGAACCTCTAGGGCGGGGATTTTATGTGGCGGTGGGGGCCCCATCGGAAACGACATGGTACTGGGACTGTCGGGGGAGCTGATTTCGGTCGTGCTGTTTCTGGCCGGCGTCGCCATCGTCGTCGTGAGCGTCGAGACGTTCATCGAGGCCGTCGCCGAGGGTGCGTTGGCGCTCGGGGTCTCGGGCTTCTTCCTCACCGTCGTCCTCGCCGGGACCGACCTCGAAAACGTAGTGCTCGGCATCGTGGCCGCGGCCGACGAACTGCCCGACCTCGCGCTCGGGACCGTCTTCGGCGAGGCGCTGTTCATCCTCGGAGCCGCCGTCGGCATCGCGGGGGTACTCGTCCCCTTCGAGACGGAGGTTCCCCGGAACTACCTCGGGCTGATGACCCTCGCCCCGTTCCTCTTTTTCGGCCTAGCCCTCGACGGGACGCTCTCCCGGTTCGACGGTATCGTCCTCACCGCGACGTTCGTCCCCTACCTCGCCATCGTCTACCTGCTGGAACGGTCGACCGAGCGGCAGTACCTCTCGGCCGAGGACGTCGAGATCAGGGAACGAGCGCGCGAACGGGGGGAACTCGGCGTCGACGAGGACGAGGAGTGGTTCGACTTCGATCTGGATCTGGACGTGGACGACTTCGTCGAGGAGCGCGTCCCCGAGCGGTACGAGGGGCCGGCGTTCGTCGGGATCGCGATTCTGGCGGCCGTCGGCATGACGGTCGGGTCGGAACTCGCCGTCTCGGGGGCAGAAGACCTCCTCACGTTGCTGGGTGTGACCGGCCTCGCCTTCGGCGCGACGGTGATGAGCTTCATCGCGTCGCTCGAGGAACTGTTCCTGACCGTCGAACCGGTCCGGCGGGGGCGCCCCGAAATCGGCGTCGGCAACGTCGTCGGGAGTATGCTCTTTTTCGTCAGCGCGAACGCCGGCCTGATCGCGATGGTCCGCCCCCTCGACACGACGGGGACGGTGCTGACGGTCCACTGGCCCTTCTTCTTCCTGACGCTGGGCATCGTGACCGTCGCCTTCCTCCGGGGGAAAGTCGACCGGCCGACTGGGGTCGTGCTCCTGGGTTCGTACGTGGCGTACTGGGGCGCGAACTTCCTGGTCTAAAAGAGTCGAACAGCCCGACTGTGGGGTCGTCCGTTACTCGCCGATCGGCACCCCGCTGTACACGACGAGTGCGATGACCCAGTAGGCGACGTAGAGGCCGCCGAGCAGGTAGCCGTGCCAGCGCTTCATTTCCCCCTGGTAGAAGAAGTACGCGGCCAGGACGGTGACGATGATCATCGCCGGGAGGTGGAAGGTCAGCACGGACGGCGAGATGGCCACCTCGCTGAGGTACATGATGACGCCGATGTTGCCGGTCACCGAGAACAGCACGCTGCCGATGACGTTGCCGACGCCGATCTCCGGGAAGCCACGCCGAACCGGTTCGATGGTGAGCAGGAGGTCCTCACCGGTCAGCAGGAGGGTGAGGAAGGTCGCGCCGAAGACGGTCTCGGAGATACCGAAGCCCTCGATGACGACCTCGGAGCCGCCTTCGAGCAACATGGCGGCGAAGACGATGCCGACGAGCGCGACGATAGAGAGGACGATCCACATGATCCCGGAGTCGGCGAGGTCGCCGAGGATGCGGTCCTCCGGGATCTCGTCCATCGACTGGGGGCGGGCCACGCCGCCGTCGGGTTGGAGTTCCTTCCCGAGTTCCGTGTCACGGAACACCGGAATATCACGCTGGCGCTCCCGGAGGATGAAGTAGCCGAAGGCGAACACGAAGAAGGCCGTCAGGACGAGTCCGTGGATGAACGTGAGCGTTCCGAGCAACACGAACGGAACGAGGATCAGCGGCGAGAGCGCGAAGATGACGATGTAGTCGGTCGGCAGATTCACCGGGAACGGCTTGATGATCGCCGCCAGCGCGAGCGTGATGCCGATGATCGCCAACCCGGTGCCGAGCGCCGTCCCGAGGGCGGCCTGTTCCAGCCCGCCACTCGAGAGCACCAGCGCGAGGATCGTGTCGTCGAACTCGAAGCCGGTGAAGACGATCGCGAGCGCGAACAGCGACATCTTCATGTTGATCGACGCGCGGGCGAGGTAGCTGATGAGCTTCTCCGTCGAGGCGGTCAGTAACACGATGCCGCCGAGCAAGACGAACGCGGCACCGATGGTCCCCTGGGCCTCGATGAAGCCCTCGATGGCACCCTCGATGCCGCCCTCCTCCTCTTCACCCTCTTCGCCCGCCTCGCCGCCCTCCTGTGCGCCGACGGGGTCGACGGGACCGCTCGCCCCGAGGTCGTCCGCGACGGCGGACGCCGCCGGCGAGGCGACGACGAGCGACAGTAACAACACGATACCGACAACCATCCGCTTTCGAACCATGGGACGTCGAAAGAAGTGGACTATTATGTAGGTTGGTACGTGGGTATCGGCGTACGTTGAATTATTATACACGCGGCGGAATCCCGGCCGAAGCGTCAGTCCGACGACGATTTGGCCTCCTCGACGTCGTCCGCGTGCAGGAGGAACATGGGGTCGGGTTCGGGCGACGCCCGGAGTTCGATCCGCTTGGTCAGCCGGTAGTACTTCCGTCGGCTGGTCCGGTAGCTCTCGACGATCCCCGCCTCTTCGAGCGTCGAGAGGTGGTGGACGGCGGTCTTGCCGTCCATGCCGACGCGGTCGGCGAGTTCGGAGACGTATCGGGGCTCGGTCGCCAGTTCGCGAATGATCTGCAGGCGTGCCTTGCTCCCGAGAACGTCGAACAGAGACATCGGTTGCCGTGTCTTTGGAACGCACACCCTTATACTCCGCTACTTCATACACCGCCTATGGCCGACCTGCCGGACGCAAACGACGGCACCCGAACCGTCACCGACGGCTACTTCGAACGGGAGGTGCGACTCTCCCGGGAGTCGACCGCGGCGTTCCTCCGCGATCTGGCCGACCAGATCGAGGACGAACCGCGGCTCACCATCTCCACCGACGAGTGGGAGATTCCCTTCGAGTTCGACGAACCGATCGAGGTCGAAGTGGAGTTCGTCGGCGAGACCCACCGCCAACTGGAACTCGAACTCGAGTTCGAGTGGTCGCCGCCGGAGGACAAGATCGGCGTTAATTAATAAACGTTTCACCGGAATTCTTATACTGGTCGTCTCCTGATAGCCGCCCATGAGACGGACATCGACGAGACGACGGTTCCTCGTGGGCGCCGGTGCGACGGGTGTGGCGGGGTTGGCCGGCTGTCTCGGTGGGGGCTCCAACGCCGGGAGCGACCCCGAGCCCGAGTCGAGCGCCGACTCCGGAGCGACGGGATCGACCGGGACGATGACGGGCACACCGATTTCGGGTGATCACTCGCTGCTGCTCAACTGGAAGCCAAGCGGCCTCCACGCCCCCTACTTCGCCGCGAAGGCGAACGGGTTCTACGACGAGGAAGGGCTGTCGCTCTCCGCCATCGAGAGCGGCGAGGGCTCGACGTTCTCCGCGAAGCAGGCGGGACTGGGTAACGTCGAGTTCGCGATCAGCAGCAGCGATCAGGTGGTGAACATCAACAGCCGCGGCCTCTCGCCACAGTCGGTGGGTGTGGTGATGCAGAAGAGTCCGGCGGTGGTGTTCTCGACCCGGGAGACGTTCGGCGGCGAACTGACGAGCGTCGACCAACTCGCGGGCAAGACCGTCGGCACCGGTCCGGGGATGGTTCGGGTACTCACGACGCTCCTCCTAGAGGACGCGGGGATCCGCGACGACGTGGAGATGGTCGACACCGGCTACGACACCGTCCAACAGTTGCTCTCGGGGAAGATCGACGCCGCGGGCGGCGTCTTCGGCGACGCCATCAGCGCCGAGGCACAGGACTACACCGTCGACAGCATCGCCGTCGGCGACACGGTGCCCTCCTACGGCCACGTGGTGGCGGCCGAGCGAGAATGGGCGGCCGAGAACGCCGGCGCTGTCCGGGCGTTCCTCCGGGCGACGGCACGCGGGGCCGCGTGGGCGCAGTCGAACCCCGGCGAGGCGACCGACGCACTGATCGACGCCAACGGCGTCCTCGAGGAGTCGCGCGATCAGCAACGGCGGAAGTGGGAGACCATGGCCGCGGAGTTCATGACCGGCGACGCGGTGGCCGAACACGGCTGGGGGTGGAGCGAGAGCGAACCGTGGGGGGTCGTCCACGACGCCCTCGCCGACACCGACGCCCTCGACGGCGAGGTCGACCTCAAGTCGGTTTGGACCAACGAGTATCTCGACACGGAGTACGAGTACATCGGGTCGTACATCGACGCAGTCTGATGTCGACCTCCGACGAGCGCCTCCCAGGGGTCGGGACGCCGGCGGTGAGCGCAGGGCGTCTCCGGCGGCTCTCGGCGCGGGTCTGGCCGCCGGCCCTCGTCTTCGTCGCCGTCGTCGCCTGCTGGCAGTGGTACGTGACGGAAAGCGGCGTCCCGTCGGTGATCCTGCCGTCGCCCGCCGACGTGGTGGCGGCGGGCGTCGCGGGTCGGGGGGCGCTGCTCGCGGCCGCGGCGACCACGGCGCTGACCGCCGGCCTCGGCCTCGCGGGCGGGGTCGTCGTCGGCCTCGGACTCGCCTTTGCGATGGTCGGCTCGCGGACCGCAAGCGCCGTGTTCCACCCCTATCTGGTCGCACTCCGTATCGCCCCGCTGATCGCCATCGCTCCGCTTGTCTTCCTCTGGATCGGCGACGGCCTCCTCTCGCGGGCGCTCCTCGTGACGACGATGACGGTGTTCCCCGTCGCCGTGGCGTCGGTCGACGGCCTCCGGGCGGTCCCCCGGGAGTACACCGATCTGGCCAGATCGGTCGACACACCGCCGGCCCGGGCTTTCCTCAGGGTCCGGGTGCCCGCGGCCGCGCCGAGCGTCTTCGCGGGAGTGAAACTCGCGGCGGCGCTCTCGGTCGTCGGTACCGTCGTCGCGGAGTTCCTCACCCTCCAGTCCGGAATCGGCTACCGGTTGTTCGACAGCGCGGAGTACCTAGAGACGAGCTCCACCTTCGCGGCGCTCGCGACGCTCGTCGTACTCGGTCTCGTCTTCTATCTCGTGCCCGCCGCGGTCGAACGGCGGCTCGACTGGGGATAGTCACTGCCACGCGACGACGCGGTAACAGAGCGACACGCCGCCGTACAGGAGGAGGCCCATCGGGAGGAGAACGGCGAGGGCCGCGAGCATCACGTCCACTTGGACGTTCTCGGAGGCGACGAGGATCAGCGAGCCGAGGCCGTCGTTCGAGAGGATCCACTCCGCGACGACGGCTCCGACGACGGCGAGGGTGACGGATTGTTTCACGCCCGCAAACACGTCCGGGAGCGCGTGGGGGAGGCGGACGGCGAGGAAGGTCCGGATCGGGTCGGCATCGATCGACCGAAGCAGGTCGAGGTGGGCGTCTGGCGTGCGGTCCAACCCCGCCGCGGTCCCGACGACGACGGGGAAGAAGACGATCACGGCGACGAAGAGGACGGCCGTCCCGAAGCCGACGCCGAGGTAGATGAGGAGGATCGGGGCGATGGCTATCTTCGGGAGGACGCGCGCGGCGACGAGGTAGGGGTAGATCGCCCGGCGGAGCAGCGACACCTCGCTGACTGCGAGGGCGAGGACGAAGCCGGCGGTGACGCCGGCGACCCCGCCGACGGCGATCTTCTCCAGCGTCTCGACGGCGTGAGAGAGGTACAGCCCGGGGTTGGCGGCGAGGCGTGCACCCACGGCGGCGGGCGGGGGAAGGACGTACGGCGGGAGCGCGAGGGCGACGGTCAGTCCCCACCAGCAGGCGACGGCGACGACGAGTCCCGAGACGGGGAGGACGACGTCGGGGAGGGGCACCCGTTCGGCGACGCTCATTCGTCGCCGTGGAGTGCGCGGCGTACCTGCGCAACCTGCGTCCCGAACGCCTCGGAGCCGAACACCGACTCGTCGCGTGGGCGGGGCAGGTCGACGTCGAACTCGCCGACGATGCGACCCGCCGCGTCGTCGGTCGTCGCGCCGGTGGCGTCCCCCGAGACGACGAGACAGCGGTCGGCCAGAAAGACGGCTTCGGGCACGCTGTGGGTGACGAACACGACGGTCTTGCGGTTCTCGCGCCACAGGCGCAGTATCTCGACGCCCATCTCGTCGCGGGTGATCTCGTCGAGTTCGCCGAACGGTTCGTCCATGAGCAACACGTCGGCACCGAGGTGGATGGCACGGGCGATGGCGACGCGCTGTTTCATCCCGCCCGACAGTTCCGACGGGCGGGCGTCCTCGAAGCCGTCGAGCCCGGTCGTCGACAGGAGGTCGCGTGCGCCCTCGGGGTCCGGGTCCTTCCCCGCCATCTTCCGGAGGAAGGTGACGTTCTCGAGTGCCGTCTTCCACGGGAGGAGGGTGTGATCCTGGAAGACGAAGCCGAGTCGGGCGGCCGACTGTGCGGCCTCGGGGGTGTCGCCGTCGACGCTGACGCGGCCGGTCGTCGGCGACTCCAGGCCACCGATGGCCCGCAACAGCGTGGTCTTGCCACAGCCCGAGGGGCCGACGACCGTGACGAACTCGCCGTCGTCGATGTCGAGGGAGACGTCGTCGAGCGCGCACAGGTCGCCGTAGGTGACCGACAGGTTCTCGACACTGATCATTGGTCCAACACGTCCGCCTGTCCGAGTGCGATTCTGAGCCGTTGCCACGTCTCCGGGGAGTGCCAGCCCCAGCCGTGTTTCTCGACGGCGTCGCCGCCGGCGAAGCGGTCGAGCGCTTGCTCCAGTTTGTACTGCTCGGCCGCCGGCGCGTCGTCACCACGACCGTCGAGACACTCGACGGCCGACTCGGGGTCGACCGTCGCGTCGGTCCACCCGCCCATCGTCCCCTGGAGGAAGCTCCGAAGCGCGGCCGGGCGGTCACGGAGCGTCTCGCGACGGACGACGAAGGCGGGACCGGGGACCGGGAAGTGGTCGGCCACCAACACCGAGTCGACGTCGTGGCCCTCCGACTCGAGTTCCAGCGGATCGGTGAACACGCCGGTCGCCACGTCGGCGTCCCCGTCGAGGAGGGCCGTCCGCTCCTCGCCTTTCGCCGGGACGACGGTCACGTCGTCGACGACGCCGGCCTGCGAGAGGAAGAGACGCCCGAGCGCGCCGGTCTCCGAGCCCTGGGGCATCGCGACCCGACGACCGCGGACGTCCTCGACGCTGCGGAGCGGGCCGCCGAACGCCGATCGGGTGGTGTAGAGGACGACCATCGCGCGCTGGTAGTACAGCGACAGAGGCACCAGGTCGTGGCCGGCGGCGTGCCCGCGGAGGAGCGTGGCCGCGCCGGTGAGACCGACGTCGACGTCGCCGTCGGTCACGGCCGACAGAGCCGCACGGGACCCACGACAGCCGGTGAACGTCACGTCGACGCCGTGGTCGGCGTACGTCGACGCGAACAGGGGAGCGTGGAGGCCGTTGGGATTCCAGTTGAGGCCCACCTCGAGGGAGTCGGCGTCGACGGTCGACCCCGACGGGTCGACGTCGACGTCGTCGCCGAGCGTCGCGGCGACGGTCGCCGCCCGTTCGAGCAGTGCCTCGGCGTGGAAGCGCCTGACGCGAGCGAGCGTCCGGTCGCGGTCGGCGTCGGCACGCCACCCCTTC includes the following:
- a CDS encoding TspO/MBR family protein, with amino-acid sequence MRWLAFVSTTIRGIDRDDVVGAGIAIVIINIVGAVPAILGGPSTEWFESLTKPSLFPPTWTFGVVWTILFTLLGVATYLVYSRGLDRRDVKVALGLFVVQMAFNVAWTPTFFAFQSIGLAFGVILGLFVLLLPTTWAFARVDRRAAAMLIPYIAWVGFAAILNYQFLQLN
- a CDS encoding PAS domain S-box protein; translated protein: MEDDTTLRENDKRGPGWYRTLVEGVNDLATVVDTDGTITYVSPSVTRILGYDPDELIGQEGYEFVHPEDRERNADALETVLSDPSESETVEVRFRHADGSWRWIEATIRNRLDDDIIDGILLSSRDITERKGYELESQGLAEEYEALLNNVEDAIFLINVEEGEDNVRFEFERLSPSYEHQTGITIEEVQGQTPRDVFGEEQGTELEANYHRCVNADEPISYQEELRVGESARFWQTKLAPVVSDGEVTRLVGITRNVTERVERERQLRQQNERLEEFAGVISHDLRNPLNVAQGRATLLAEQTESEHLDPLLQAIDRMETIVEDTLTLARQGDTISETESISLTNLVGKCWATVDTDDATIEIVDEMTFQGDPERLRHVFENLFRNAVEHGGSDVAVCVGSHDETGIYVEDDGPGISVEQRDEVFEPGQSSAHGGTGFGLTIVKRIVEAHGWELSVTDGTDGGARFEFEMAGQGEFA
- a CDS encoding RDD family protein; translated protein: MKKHPTPKLGTSGDVIWHRVLAYVTDSVHMGLIWGVAVIAGVALGDTGFLLLVFVGVVATLVYGFLLEGLYGYTPGKYLLGLVVVRSDGSNCTVGASILRNLLWIVDALPTANLVAMVLMLVTNDNQRVGDLVADTIVVKRQ
- a CDS encoding transposase; protein product: MSSATLQDDPSVESFFNAVETETLALFEHLSFEFLEGFDVFAPAETGRTRDLEPPEMMRGFLHCYYKNIYGIRPVARELNNTVVWLSCSFDRPPSRDAVDRFLTDLEHVVDRVFDHLVEQAALRGLLDLTYSIDSTDVRAMPADPDASKCYDPTDDEYYYGYGCTIVSTGQKIPIAAEFTESKQAPEETAMRVTRDALAVGKPMWMLGDSAYDTLDWHDHLLAAGVVPVAPYNPRNTDDPKDIEYRVEDRIEKHSNDVQLKQSTLDETYNRRSGVERTNESVKGCGLGRTHARGRVHARAQVFLALCLRLVVAITNYERGDNPGSTIITV
- a CDS encoding HalOD1 output domain-containing protein, which gives rise to MGAATTDRDDVYHVHHDEGERVSEALVAAVAALDDTSPDDLPPLDARINVEALDSLWETDCSDRPSAGCLTFTYGGYVVVARSTGTVFLRDADATG
- a CDS encoding helix-turn-helix domain-containing protein, which gives rise to MSLIAVVEIDHPDLALTPTIRSTDASVQVVSHTATDPETGMFFFLVETDDFPAFEASLESDHTVEASLLVAEAATTRIYRLRHTSGTKLISPITTEMGGLMLEAEGTDTGWSVRMQLPDRETLGGLWEFCDREDIEFHIDHIYSLDDVSVDGVGLTDAQRDALLAAYEAGYFEEPRGTSLEELAADLDISPTAVGGRIRRGTSRLVERTLVEES
- a CDS encoding SDR family oxidoreductase, with the translated sequence MDLGLDGDAALVSASSSGLGKASATALAAEGADVVVNGRDPDRLNAAVADVRERATGEVVGVRGDLTDPEDVTRLVDRTVEAFGGLDHLVTSAGGPPSGAFLDTDDGDWYDAFDLLVMSVVRLVREATPHLRDGGGTVTTITSGSVKEAIDSLVLSNSVRMSVVGLEKTLSTELAPEVRANTVLPGTHETPRIEELVEQGVERGDYPDYETGVAEWSAGNPMGRIGQPEEFGDVVAFLCSDRASYVNGAAVPVDGGDHASNL
- a CDS encoding sodium:proton exchanger encodes the protein MVRKRMVVGIVLLLSLVVASPAASAVADDLGASGPVDPVGAQEGGEAGEEGEEEEGGIEGAIEGFIEAQGTIGAAFVLLGGIVLLTASTEKLISYLARASINMKMSLFALAIVFTGFEFDDTILALVLSSGGLEQAALGTALGTGLAIIGITLALAAIIKPFPVNLPTDYIVIFALSPLILVPFVLLGTLTFIHGLVLTAFFVFAFGYFILRERQRDIPVFRDTELGKELQPDGGVARPQSMDEIPEDRILGDLADSGIMWIVLSIVALVGIVFAAMLLEGGSEVVIEGFGISETVFGATFLTLLLTGEDLLLTIEPVRRGFPEIGVGNVIGSVLFSVTGNIGVIMYLSEVAISPSVLTFHLPAMIIVTVLAAYFFYQGEMKRWHGYLLGGLYVAYWVIALVVYSGVPIGE